A single Strix aluco isolate bStrAlu1 chromosome 20, bStrAlu1.hap1, whole genome shotgun sequence DNA region contains:
- the NTMT1 gene encoding N-terminal Xaa-Pro-Lys N-methyltransferase 1, with the protein MTSEVVENEFEFYSKAEKYWKDVPATVDGMLGGYGHISSIDINSSRKFLQRFLRDGPNRTGTTRALDCGAGIGRITKRLLLPLFKTVDMVDVTEDFLTKAKSYLGEEGRRVRNYFCCGLQDFSPEPNSYDVIWIQWVIGHLTDNHLSDFLKRCRAGLRPNGIVVIKDNMAQEGVIMDDVDSSVCRDLDVVRKIIRRAGLHLLAEERQENFPDEIYHVYTFAMR; encoded by the exons ATGACCAGTGAGGTGGTGGAGAACGAGTTTGAGTTTTACTCCAAGGCAGAGAAGTACTGGAAGGACGTGCCCGCCACGGTGGACGGCATGCTGGGGGGCTACGGCCACATCTCCAGCATCGACATCAACAGCTCCAGGAAGTTCCTGCAGAGGTTTCTGCGG GACGGTCCCAACCGGACGGGGACAACCCGTGCTCTGGACTGCGGGGCGGGCATCGGCCGGATCACCAagcggctgctgctgcccctcttcAAGACGGTGGACATGGTGGATGTGACGGAGGACTTCCTCACCAAGGCCAAGAGCTACCTGGGAGAGGAGGGTAGGCGGGTGCGCAACTACTTCTGCTGCGGCCTCCAGGACTTCAGCCCCGAGCCCAACTCCTACGATGTCATCTGGATCCAGTGGGTCATCG GACATCTCACCGACAACCACCTCTCTGACTTCCTGAAGCGGTGCCGCGCTGGCCTGCGGCCCAACGGCATCGTGGTCATCAAGGACAACATGGCTCAGGAGGGCGTGATCATGGACGATGTGGACAGCAGCGTCTGCCGGGACCTGGACGTGGTCCGTAAGATCATCCGCCGAGCTGGGCTGCACCTCCTGGCTGAGGAGCGCCAGGAGAACTTCCCCGACGAGATCTACCACGTCTACACCTTTGCCATGAGATGA
- the ASB6 gene encoding ankyrin repeat and SOCS box protein 6 isoform X1 — protein sequence MPFLHGFRRIIFEYQPLVDEILGLLAIQDAERQSALESPACLGSDRSQLSAVRRVLERETHSPFYQEGVSYALLKVTELGLVPAAEILLEFGADLSFEDPVTYYTPLHIAVLRNQPDMVELLVHHGADINRRDRIHESSPLDLASEEPERLPCLQRLLQLGADVNAADKNGKTALLHALASSDGVQIHNTESIRLLLEGGADVRATTKDGDTVFTYVIFLLGEMVCSNTEEAQVISRFCFRVTQLLLAHGANPSECPAPESLTHLCFKSFKRHFPLLRFLLESGAAYNCSLHGPSCWSGFHIVFECLCSHLSVSEDDSFSTDLIQKGQTLLELMMASSQAIQLPSNFEVNTSSCRYHGEKIRTLFCSLKQLERSPQALKHLCRVFIRQRLKPWPVDVKIKALPLPDRLKWYLLIDHAAAGHEDL from the exons ATGCCTTTCCTGCACGGCTTCCGCAGGATCATCTTCGAGTATCAGCCCCTGGTAGACGAGATCTTGGGGTTGCTGGCAATACAGGATGCAGAACGGCAGAGCGCCCTTGAGAG CCCTGCCTGTCTGGGCAGTGACAGGAGCCAGCTCTCGGCTGTGAGACGAGTCTTGGAGAGGGAGACCCACTCCCCGTTTTATCAGGAAGGTGTGAGCTATGCCCTGCTGAAGGTCACGGAGCTGGGGCTTGTCCCTGCTGCAGAAATCCTCCTGGAGTTCGGAGCTGACCTCAGCTTTGAAG ATCCAGTCACCTACTACACCCCCCTGCACATCGCGGTGCTCCGCAACCAGCCAGATATGGTGGAGCTCCTGGTGCACCACGGGGCCGACATCAACCGGAGAGACCGG ATCCATGAGAGCAGTCCCCTCGATCTGGCCAGCGAGGAGCCCGAGCGGTTGCCGTGCCTCCAGCGGCTGCTTCAGCTGGGGGCCGATGTCAACGCGGCTGATAAAAACG GAAAGACAGCGCTGTTGCACGCCCTGGCCAGCAGCGACGGTGTCCAGATCCACAACACTGAGAGCATCCGTCTCCTGTTGGAAGGAG GAGCAGACGTCAGGGCCACCACCAAAGACGGTGACACTGTCTTCACCTACGTCATCTTCCTGCTGGGAGAAATGGTGTGCAGCAACACCGAGGAGGCACAGGTGATCAGTCGCTTCTGCTTCCGTGTCACACAGCTGCTGCTAGCCCACGGCGCCAACCCCAGCGAGTGCCCGGCCCCTGAGTCCCTCACCCACCTCTGCTTCAAAAGCTTCAAACGCCACTTCCCGCTGCTGCGTTTCTTGCTGGAGTCAGGTGCTGCCTACAACTGCTCCCTCCACGGTCCCTCGTGCTGGTCGGGCTTCCACATTGTCTTCGAGTGCCTCTGCTCGCACCTCAGCGTCTCTGAAGATGACAGCTTCTCTACAGACCTCATCCAGAAGGGTCAGACTCTGCTGGAGCTCATGATGGCCAGTTCACAAGCCATCCAGCTGCCCAGCAACTTTGAGGTCAACACCAGCAGCTGTAGGTACCACGGGGAGAAGATCAGGActcttttctgctctctgaaGCAGCTGGAGCGCTCCCCGCAGGCATTGAAACATCTCTGCAGGGTGTTTATCCGGCAGCGCCTTAAACCGTGGCCAGTAGATGTTAAAATCAAGGCTCTACCTCTTCCGGACAGGCTGAAGTGGTACCTTCTCATTGACCACGCCGCTGCCGGGCACGAGGACCTCTGA
- the ASB6 gene encoding ankyrin repeat and SOCS box protein 6 isoform X2, producing MPFLHGFRRIIFEYQPLVDEILGLLAIQDAERQSALESPACLGSDRSQLSAVRRVLERETHSPFYQEGVSYALLKVTELGLVPAAEILLEFGADLSFEDPVTYYTPLHIAVLRNQPDMVELLVHHGADINRRDRIHESSPLDLASEEPERLPCLQRLLQLGADVNAADKNGKTALLHALASSDGVQIHNTESIRLLLEGGADVRATTKDGDTVFTYVIFLLGEMVCSNTEEAQVISRFCFRVTQLLLAHGANPSECPAPESLTHLCFKSFKRHFPLLRFLLESGAAYNCSLHGPSCWSGFHIVFECLCSHLSVSEDDSFSTDLIQKGQTLLELMMASSQAIQLPSNFEVNTSSC from the exons ATGCCTTTCCTGCACGGCTTCCGCAGGATCATCTTCGAGTATCAGCCCCTGGTAGACGAGATCTTGGGGTTGCTGGCAATACAGGATGCAGAACGGCAGAGCGCCCTTGAGAG CCCTGCCTGTCTGGGCAGTGACAGGAGCCAGCTCTCGGCTGTGAGACGAGTCTTGGAGAGGGAGACCCACTCCCCGTTTTATCAGGAAGGTGTGAGCTATGCCCTGCTGAAGGTCACGGAGCTGGGGCTTGTCCCTGCTGCAGAAATCCTCCTGGAGTTCGGAGCTGACCTCAGCTTTGAAG ATCCAGTCACCTACTACACCCCCCTGCACATCGCGGTGCTCCGCAACCAGCCAGATATGGTGGAGCTCCTGGTGCACCACGGGGCCGACATCAACCGGAGAGACCGG ATCCATGAGAGCAGTCCCCTCGATCTGGCCAGCGAGGAGCCCGAGCGGTTGCCGTGCCTCCAGCGGCTGCTTCAGCTGGGGGCCGATGTCAACGCGGCTGATAAAAACG GAAAGACAGCGCTGTTGCACGCCCTGGCCAGCAGCGACGGTGTCCAGATCCACAACACTGAGAGCATCCGTCTCCTGTTGGAAGGAG GAGCAGACGTCAGGGCCACCACCAAAGACGGTGACACTGTCTTCACCTACGTCATCTTCCTGCTGGGAGAAATGGTGTGCAGCAACACCGAGGAGGCACAGGTGATCAGTCGCTTCTGCTTCCGTGTCACACAGCTGCTGCTAGCCCACGGCGCCAACCCCAGCGAGTGCCCGGCCCCTGAGTCCCTCACCCACCTCTGCTTCAAAAGCTTCAAACGCCACTTCCCGCTGCTGCGTTTCTTGCTGGAGTCAGGTGCTGCCTACAACTGCTCCCTCCACGGTCCCTCGTGCTGGTCGGGCTTCCACATTGTCTTCGAGTGCCTCTGCTCGCACCTCAGCGTCTCTGAAGATGACAGCTTCTCTACAGACCTCATCCAGAAGGGTCAGACTCTGCTGGAGCTCATGATGGCCAGTTCACAAGCCATCCAGCTGCCCAGCAACTTTGAGGTCAACACCAGCAGCT GCTGA